In the Terriglobia bacterium genome, TCACGATGGCGCTCGCCGTGCGCGCGGCGCAGTTGGGACGCCAGAAGCAGCTCGTCGGCCTCCTTCTCGCCACGATCGCGCTCGCGGGCTGTTTCCTCGGGATCAAGGGGATCGAGTACGAGCACAAGTGGAAGGAGGGCCTCCTCTGGGGCAAGCGCTACCACGCCCGCCTCGAGCAGCCGGCCGCCGCGGCGATGCCGGCTGCGAAGCCTTCGCCGGCGCCGGTGGCGAACCCCGACGAACGGTCGCTGATACCGCCCGCCGCCGTCGGCCCCCGCGGCCTGGCCGTGCCGGGTCGGGCGGCGACGCCGGAGGGTGGGGAGAAACCGCCGAACGACGTCCAGGTGTTTTTCGCCGTGTACTTCCTGATGACGGGGCTCCACGGCGTCCACGTCATCGCGGGGATGGCCCTCCTCGCGCTGATGGTGCTGCGGGCGGTGCGGGGAGAGTTCGGACC is a window encoding:
- a CDS encoding cytochrome c oxidase subunit 3 family protein; amino-acid sequence: MWIFLSTEILLFGGLFCAYAVYRSNHPEIFVYAHRFLDKGLGALNTAVLICSSFTMALAVRAAQLGRQKQLVGLLLATIALAGCFLGIKGIEYEHKWKEGLLWGKRYHARLEQPAAAAMPAAKPSPAPVANPDERSLIPPAAVGPRGLAVPGRAATPEGGEKPPNDVQVFFAVYFLMTGLHGVHVIAGMALLALMVLRAVRGEFGPAYFTPVDLTGLYWHLVDLIWIFLFPLLYLIR